Genomic window (Chryseobacterium bernardetii):
AGCTGTTGCTTCCTGCTCAGGTTTTGGAGCCCACGCCCCTACGTGCGTAAGAAGTGCTTTCATCTTATCAATAATATGAGCGGGTCCGAATCCCCATCCCACACGTACACCTGTTGCAGCCAGGCATTTTGAAATACCATCAATATATACTGTATATTCTTTCATTTCAGGGAAAAGAGATACCGGATCTACGTGCTGTGCTCCAAAAGTAAGGTTAGAATAGATTTGATCATACATTAAATATAATGGCTTTTCGTCTGCTCCTCTCTTTTTGTTTTCAGCAATCACCAATTCACAGATTTCAGAAAGCTGTTCTTTGGTGAACATTGTTCCGGTTGGGTTTAATGGTGAACAAAGCGCTAATAAAACGGCACCATCCAAGTGGGGTCTTAAATCGTCTGCAGTTGGAAGGAAGTTCGTTTCAGGCTTTGTTTTTACTTCTACAGCATTGGCAGAAGTAAGGTAGGCATAGTGATTGTTATTCCATGATGGTGTAGGATATACTACTTTATCTCCTTCGTCTACGATCGTTTTGTATACAGCATAGATTAATGGCCTTGATCCTGCTGTTATCAAAATATCGTTTGGAGAATAATCCAGATTCCATCTGTTTTTTAAATCTTTGGAAACTTCTTTTCTTAAAGATAAAAGTCCGTTGGCAGGGGGATAGTTTGTCAGGTTATTCTGATAGGCTTTCTGAATTTCTTCCTTCAGCAATGCCGGAATAGGATAGATATTAGAATTCAGGTCACCAATAGTAAGATTGGCAATTTCTGCACCCTTTGCTTTTAGATCATTTACTTCGTTACCAATTTTTACAATTTCAGAACCGATCAGGTTCGCTGCTAATTTTGAGACTTTCACTT
Coding sequences:
- a CDS encoding pyridoxal phosphate-dependent aminotransferase, producing the protein MKVSKLAANLIGSEIVKIGNEVNDLKAKGAEIANLTIGDLNSNIYPIPALLKEEIQKAYQNNLTNYPPANGLLSLRKEVSKDLKNRWNLDYSPNDILITAGSRPLIYAVYKTIVDEGDKVVYPTPSWNNNHYAYLTSANAVEVKTKPETNFLPTADDLRPHLDGAVLLALCSPLNPTGTMFTKEQLSEICELVIAENKKRGADEKPLYLMYDQIYSNLTFGAQHVDPVSLFPEMKEYTVYIDGISKCLAATGVRVGWGFGPAHIIDKMKALLTHVGAWAPKPEQEATAKFFENPDNVNVFVEDFKAKLEESLKVLHSGVQELKGKGLAVDSIEPMGALYLTIKLNYIGKTKPDGTVIENSSDLVFYLINEAGVALVPFSAFGEDKSEPWFRASVGGLAVDEIKVMLPKLETALNNLK